Proteins encoded within one genomic window of Tidjanibacter massiliensis:
- a CDS encoding glycosyltransferase — MFISLVIPVYNRPQEVRELLESLTHQTRRDFETVVVEDGSAPELSSDGVVREYADRLDICYVRQPNGGPAAARNTGAAHAHGDFLVIMDSDCIVPPGYFETVYAEVEARGIAFYGGPDMAAPDFSPLQKAVSYSMTSVFTTGGIRGNRRSIGKFSPRSFNLGISRPLFEQVGGFSDMRIGEDIDFSMRVMAAGAQAWFLPDAKVCHKRRTSMRLFFKQVFVFGTARVNLDIRHPESRRALFMLPSLFTIGSAALLLAALCTSPWFLLAVVGVAALWALGTPVQWGGLLLVLFGAVYAPWWFSLPFGALMLLWFADASVRNRSVAIGWLAVWTSFIQLYGYGAGYLYGLWLRRVLRKDEPYTYRVTKFFSQKTR; from the coding sequence ATGTTCATATCGCTTGTCATACCGGTATATAACCGGCCGCAGGAGGTGCGCGAGCTCCTCGAATCGCTGACGCACCAGACGCGGCGCGACTTTGAGACGGTCGTGGTCGAGGACGGTTCCGCGCCGGAACTCTCCTCGGACGGGGTGGTGCGGGAGTATGCCGACCGGCTGGATATCTGTTATGTCCGCCAGCCCAACGGCGGCCCGGCGGCGGCCCGCAATACCGGTGCGGCCCATGCGCACGGCGATTTTCTGGTCATTATGGATTCCGACTGCATCGTTCCGCCGGGTTATTTCGAAACCGTCTATGCGGAGGTGGAAGCCCGCGGCATCGCCTTTTACGGCGGTCCCGATATGGCGGCTCCCGATTTCAGCCCTTTGCAAAAGGCGGTCAGCTACTCCATGACCTCGGTTTTCACCACCGGCGGTATCCGGGGAAACAGGCGCAGCATCGGTAAATTCTCTCCTCGGAGTTTCAATCTCGGCATCTCGCGTCCGCTCTTCGAACAGGTGGGGGGCTTCAGCGACATGCGCATCGGCGAGGATATCGACTTCAGCATGCGTGTCATGGCGGCCGGGGCACAGGCCTGGTTCCTGCCCGATGCGAAGGTGTGCCACAAGCGGCGGACGAGCATGCGGCTCTTTTTCAAACAGGTTTTCGTGTTCGGTACGGCGCGGGTGAACCTCGATATCCGCCATCCGGAGTCGCGCAGGGCGCTCTTCATGCTGCCTTCGCTCTTTACGATTGGTTCGGCGGCACTGCTGCTTGCCGCGTTGTGCACGAGCCCCTGGTTCCTGCTCGCCGTTGTCGGGGTGGCGGCCCTTTGGGCTCTCGGCACTCCCGTTCAGTGGGGCGGCCTGCTGCTGGTTCTCTTCGGTGCCGTCTATGCGCCCTGGTGGTTCAGCCTTCCTTTCGGGGCGCTCATGCTGCTGTGGTTCGCGGACGCCTCGGTGCGTAACCGGAGCGTTGCGATAGGGTGGCTCGCTGTATGGACATCGTTCATACAACTTTACGGCTACGGAGCAGGCTATCTCTACGGGCTTTGGCTGCGGCGTGTCCTTCGGAAGGACGAGCCTTATACCTATAGGGTGACGAAATTTTTCTCGCAGAAGACGCGTTGA
- a CDS encoding ferritin-like domain-containing protein, translating to MANEKKYERSIELLNNALAEENTASLQYMYFHFICEDKGYRPLAQYFKRTAIQEMKHAEEFAERILFLEGEVKMVLAKGVKHITEVPEMLDYARELEKGTIEDYNAWSKETAALGDAGSHKLFQDILVVEEGHMDQFRLEMENSKEYGKEYLALQVVDNLKNAE from the coding sequence ATGGCAAACGAAAAAAAGTATGAGCGCAGCATCGAACTGCTGAACAATGCGCTCGCGGAGGAGAACACGGCATCGTTGCAGTACATGTATTTCCACTTCATCTGCGAGGACAAGGGGTACCGTCCGCTGGCGCAGTATTTCAAGAGGACGGCCATTCAGGAGATGAAACATGCCGAGGAGTTCGCCGAACGTATCCTGTTCCTCGAAGGCGAGGTGAAGATGGTGCTCGCGAAAGGCGTAAAGCACATTACGGAGGTCCCGGAGATGCTCGACTATGCGCGTGAGCTCGAAAAGGGGACGATAGAGGATTACAATGCGTGGTCGAAAGAGACGGCTGCGCTCGGCGATGCGGGTTCCCACAAGTTGTTCCAGGACATCCTCGTGGTGGAGGAGGGGCATATGGACCAATTCCGTCTGGAGATGGAGAACTCGAAGGAGTACGGCAAGGAGTACCTTGCGCTGCAGGTGGTGGACAACCTCAAGAACGCGGAGTAG
- a CDS encoding acyl-[acyl-carrier-protein] thioesterase, translating to MDNKREYIYRIEPGDADFMKRATLMSLADYILHTAGEDADRGGFGVRDLNLHNASWVLTRMALEVERMPAEYERIRVTTWVSAVTRAMTTRNFEVFDEKGVRIACAVTNWAMLDLSARRMLDLHLLPAYDSMTQDFPLPAALPCRLAPLSGGREYEHAVVYSDLDFNCHANSVKYIQWAVDTLPLELLQQKRFARTDINFIREARYGERLRIVAAEEALAFEIRNAEGEAVCRIAFRME from the coding sequence ATGGACAATAAAAGGGAATATATTTACAGAATAGAACCGGGAGATGCCGATTTCATGAAACGGGCTACGCTCATGTCGCTCGCCGATTACATCCTGCACACGGCGGGGGAGGATGCGGACCGGGGCGGGTTCGGCGTGCGCGACCTCAACCTGCATAACGCTTCGTGGGTATTGACGCGCATGGCGCTGGAGGTGGAGCGCATGCCTGCCGAGTACGAACGTATCCGGGTTACGACGTGGGTGAGCGCCGTGACCCGTGCCATGACCACCCGCAACTTCGAAGTGTTCGACGAGAAAGGCGTCAGGATAGCGTGCGCCGTTACCAATTGGGCTATGCTCGACCTGTCGGCCCGGCGCATGCTCGACCTGCACCTGCTGCCGGCCTACGACTCCATGACGCAGGATTTCCCGCTGCCGGCCGCACTGCCGTGCCGTCTGGCTCCGCTCTCCGGCGGCCGGGAGTACGAACATGCGGTGGTTTACAGCGACCTCGATTTCAACTGCCATGCCAACAGCGTGAAGTATATCCAGTGGGCGGTCGATACGCTGCCGCTGGAGCTGTTGCAGCAAAAGCGCTTCGCCCGGACGGACATCAATTTCATTCGGGAGGCGCGTTACGGGGAGCGGCTGCGCATCGTGGCGGCGGAGGAAGCCCTCGCTTTCGAGATACGGAATGCGGAGGGAGAGGCCGTATGCCGTATCGCTTTCCGGATGGAGTGA
- a CDS encoding DUF2975 domain-containing protein: MKSKKTILRRITTLYVVFFVVIAFGIVRTVSRFSGEDFNTGRNDARRMVAAARMADGRNVELMYDLRVATSTTGFDIPIYRNAADSVTMYARPSLLDLEAVMPAGSSSGTSAFNSYSIVYGLLAMMTYAAIFVILFVIIGSLRKSIRNDDVFRKSNIALTRAIGILLIAASLLFSLMSWLEARAAAPYFAGSPYAINTAFPFNFGEIIMGVLIFIIAEIFSISSTLSEEQKLTI, translated from the coding sequence ATGAAGTCCAAAAAGACCATACTGCGCCGCATCACCACGCTGTACGTCGTGTTCTTCGTCGTGATAGCCTTCGGCATCGTGCGGACGGTTTCCCGGTTTTCCGGCGAAGACTTCAATACGGGGCGGAACGACGCCCGCCGCATGGTGGCCGCCGCACGGATGGCCGACGGCCGCAACGTCGAACTCATGTACGACCTGCGGGTAGCCACCAGCACCACGGGTTTCGACATACCGATATACCGCAATGCCGCCGACAGCGTCACGATGTATGCCCGGCCGTCGCTCCTCGACCTGGAGGCCGTCATGCCGGCGGGAAGTTCCTCCGGCACCTCCGCCTTCAACTCCTACAGCATCGTTTACGGTCTGCTGGCCATGATGACCTATGCCGCGATATTCGTGATACTGTTCGTCATCATCGGTTCCCTGCGGAAAAGCATCCGCAATGACGACGTGTTCCGCAAGTCGAACATCGCCCTTACGCGGGCCATCGGCATCCTGCTGATAGCCGCTTCGCTGCTCTTCTCGCTGATGAGCTGGCTCGAAGCGCGGGCCGCCGCACCCTATTTCGCAGGAAGTCCCTATGCGATAAACACGGCTTTCCCGTTCAACTTCGGAGAGATAATCATGGGCGTACTCATCTTCATCATCGCGGAGATATTCTCCATCAGTTCCACGCTGAGCGAAGAACAGAAACTCACCATCTGA
- a CDS encoding helix-turn-helix domain-containing protein has protein sequence MAIIINIDVMMAKRKMSLNELSERVNITQANMSILKTGKAKAIRISTLDAICRVLECQPGDIIEYRPDEPDPE, from the coding sequence ATGGCGATTATAATCAACATAGATGTTATGATGGCCAAAAGGAAGATGTCGCTGAACGAACTCTCCGAACGCGTCAATATCACACAGGCCAACATGTCGATACTCAAGACGGGCAAAGCCAAGGCCATCCGGATATCGACGCTCGATGCGATATGCCGCGTTCTGGAGTGCCAGCCCGGCGACATCATCGAATACCGCCCGGACGAACCGGACCCGGAGTAA
- a CDS encoding M16 family metallopeptidase, giving the protein MIRKIFLTVAATLVAVTGLFAQELPDDPEVRKGVLDNGMTYYIRHNDKPANQAEFWIFDNVGALQEEDSQQGLAHFLEHMAFNGTENFPGKNMINYLESIGVKFGANLNAFTAQEMTCYNMSNVPVTREGVIDSALLILHDWAYYITLDGDEIDNERGVIVEELRTCQNASWRTNEKLRPYLYGDTRYTTRNIIGSEEGLRSFDHKELRDFYHRWYRTDMQALFIVGDFDVDMMEQKVIALMSDIPAVENPEPKQTIVIAPNDEPIVGIITDPELTGTNVTLYIKREPIPTEYNKTPDVAMLDMLDRFMMTIADERFSDIAQKPDAPFISGGMYSGYMVNAMDVTLVQANARDGEALRAFDAMYTEVEKMIRFGFTQSEFDRAKTEIERQIQQEYDRRDDRRSDEFMWPFIYNYMLNAPMMSAEDEYEFNNYLLQVINLDLLNQFVQQMRLTPTNQVIIVMAPEKADAVVPTAEQIEETIGKVRAAELEANIEDFVIEPLIPAKTKLKGSKVKTTETDRFGATIWTLKNGAKIVVLPTDFKADEVTMQVISKGGKSVLADDEILSATVLPDYTAMAGLGKFNASDLRKQLTGKMASVSPFIGNYSNGFYASASPKDLETMLQLLYLSFTSPRFDESDFNVLMDKLQSAYQNMASNPMFQLQDTLTSTLYNHSPRREMLTYDNLSQIDFAKMQQIYDKLYRNADDFTYTIVGNVDLETLKPLVEKYIGSLPSTKQGYSWEDDGVRYPQGKVTNHFSTTMEMPKTSVLTIFTGEMPYTLENILAMDFLSQILDIRYTATLREEKGGTYGVQTSGDASFAPVQTYMLFTIFDTDPAMADELKQDIVNEIQKLSEEGVKEEDLSKIKEYFTKQYPDQIKQNGYWLGTLVNYHLYGYDLDTNYMETVNGFTSDYFKQLAAKILADGNVIEILMTPETAAE; this is encoded by the coding sequence ATGATTAGGAAAATCTTTTTAACGGTAGCCGCGACACTCGTAGCTGTTACGGGGCTGTTCGCACAGGAGCTTCCCGATGACCCCGAGGTACGCAAGGGCGTGCTCGACAACGGGATGACTTACTACATCCGCCACAACGACAAACCCGCCAATCAGGCAGAATTCTGGATTTTCGACAATGTGGGCGCACTGCAGGAGGAGGACTCCCAGCAGGGACTCGCACACTTCCTCGAACACATGGCCTTCAACGGGACCGAGAACTTCCCGGGCAAGAACATGATTAACTACCTGGAGAGCATCGGCGTGAAATTTGGTGCCAACCTGAACGCCTTCACCGCACAGGAGATGACCTGCTACAACATGTCCAACGTGCCTGTCACCCGCGAAGGCGTCATCGACTCCGCCCTGCTCATCCTCCACGACTGGGCGTACTACATCACGCTCGACGGCGACGAGATTGACAACGAGCGCGGTGTCATCGTCGAGGAGCTCCGCACCTGTCAGAACGCAAGCTGGCGGACCAATGAGAAACTCAGGCCCTATCTCTACGGCGATACGCGCTACACGACCCGCAACATCATCGGCAGTGAAGAGGGCCTCCGCAGCTTCGACCACAAGGAGCTCCGCGACTTCTACCACCGCTGGTACCGCACCGACATGCAGGCGCTCTTCATCGTCGGCGATTTCGACGTGGACATGATGGAACAGAAGGTCATCGCCCTGATGTCCGACATTCCCGCCGTAGAGAACCCGGAACCCAAGCAGACAATCGTAATTGCCCCGAACGACGAACCCATCGTGGGCATCATCACCGACCCGGAACTCACCGGGACCAACGTGACGCTCTATATCAAGAGGGAACCGATACCCACCGAATACAACAAGACACCGGATGTCGCCATGCTCGACATGCTCGACCGCTTCATGATGACCATCGCCGACGAACGCTTCAGCGACATCGCCCAGAAACCCGACGCACCGTTCATCTCCGGAGGAATGTACAGCGGTTATATGGTCAACGCCATGGATGTGACGCTCGTGCAGGCCAACGCCCGTGACGGCGAAGCCCTGAGGGCATTCGACGCCATGTACACCGAAGTGGAGAAGATGATACGCTTCGGCTTCACGCAGTCGGAATTCGACCGCGCCAAGACCGAAATCGAACGCCAGATACAGCAGGAGTACGACCGCCGCGACGACCGCCGCAGCGATGAGTTCATGTGGCCGTTCATCTACAACTACATGCTCAACGCACCGATGATGAGCGCCGAGGATGAATACGAATTCAACAACTACCTGCTGCAGGTAATCAACCTCGACCTGCTCAACCAATTCGTACAGCAGATGCGCCTCACCCCGACCAACCAGGTAATCATCGTAATGGCTCCGGAGAAAGCGGATGCCGTCGTACCCACCGCGGAACAGATAGAGGAGACCATCGGCAAGGTACGCGCAGCCGAACTCGAAGCGAACATCGAAGATTTCGTGATAGAGCCCCTCATTCCGGCCAAGACCAAACTCAAAGGCTCGAAGGTGAAGACGACCGAAACCGACCGGTTCGGCGCAACGATATGGACCCTCAAGAACGGCGCTAAAATCGTCGTACTGCCTACCGACTTCAAGGCCGACGAGGTGACCATGCAGGTTATCTCCAAGGGCGGTAAATCGGTACTCGCCGACGACGAGATTCTTTCGGCTACCGTGCTGCCCGACTACACCGCAATGGCCGGTCTGGGCAAGTTCAATGCCAGCGACCTGCGCAAGCAGCTTACCGGCAAGATGGCCAGCGTCAGCCCCTTCATCGGTAACTACAGCAACGGTTTCTATGCTTCGGCTTCGCCCAAGGACCTCGAAACCATGCTCCAGCTCCTCTACCTGTCGTTCACCTCTCCGAGGTTCGACGAGAGCGACTTCAACGTACTGATGGACAAACTCCAGTCGGCTTACCAGAACATGGCCAGCAACCCGATGTTCCAGTTGCAGGACACGCTGACCAGCACGCTCTACAACCACAGCCCGCGCCGTGAAATGCTCACTTACGACAATCTCTCCCAGATAGATTTCGCCAAGATGCAGCAGATTTACGACAAGCTCTACCGGAATGCCGACGACTTCACCTATACCATCGTGGGCAACGTAGACCTCGAAACGCTGAAACCGCTCGTAGAGAAGTACATCGGCTCGCTGCCCAGCACCAAACAGGGCTATTCGTGGGAAGACGACGGCGTACGGTATCCGCAGGGCAAGGTGACGAACCACTTCTCGACCACCATGGAGATGCCCAAGACCAGCGTCCTGACCATCTTCACCGGCGAAATGCCCTACACGTTGGAGAACATTCTCGCCATGGACTTCCTCTCGCAGATACTCGATATCCGCTACACGGCTACCCTGCGTGAGGAGAAGGGCGGTACCTACGGCGTACAGACCAGCGGCGACGCATCGTTCGCTCCGGTACAGACCTACATGCTCTTCACCATCTTCGACACCGACCCGGCTATGGCCGACGAGCTCAAGCAGGATATCGTGAACGAGATTCAGAAACTCTCCGAGGAGGGCGTGAAAGAGGAAGACCTCAGCAAGATTAAGGAGTACTTCACCAAACAGTATCCCGACCAAATCAAACAGAATGGTTACTGGCTGGGTACCCTCGTGAACTACCACCTCTACGGTTACGACCTCGATACGAACTACATGGAGACCGTGAACGGCTTTACGTCCGACTACTTCAAACAGTTGGCCGCCAAGATTCTCGCCGATGGCAACGTCATCGAGATTCTCATGACGCCCGAAACCGCAGCGGAATAA
- a CDS encoding TorF family putative porin: protein MLRCRCVAVRGGVAGDVRDERKEMHLIMVRWIKGIVAVAALVFTNEVAAQERRCRAEFGGGADIVSNYMWRGLREAGVSFQPSLSFSVGAFSIAAWGSTDFAAASYREMDLTLAYGVGPVDLSLADIYCVSPAGEKRDSYGYFSFGKGSPHRIEAGIRWRISEQVPVALAWYTTLFGGSDYNAAGKRVFASYFEISYPFTFKGIDLEAGIGMVPWNAYGVYGIDRDFYVQDVHFNAGRSWRFEGLAGLEFGIFTSVSWNPALEDVNFTGGLSFRM, encoded by the coding sequence ATGTTGCGGTGTAGGTGCGTGGCTGTCCGGGGAGGAGTTGCGGGCGATGTCCGTGACGAACGGAAAGAGATGCACCTGATTATGGTACGTTGGATAAAAGGTATTGTGGCGGTCGCGGCCCTCGTGTTCACGAACGAAGTGGCGGCGCAGGAGAGACGTTGCCGTGCGGAATTTGGCGGCGGCGCAGATATAGTAAGCAATTACATGTGGCGGGGACTGCGGGAGGCAGGTGTCAGTTTCCAGCCTTCCCTGTCGTTTTCCGTCGGGGCGTTCTCCATCGCTGCCTGGGGGTCCACCGATTTTGCAGCCGCCTCCTACCGGGAGATGGACCTGACGCTTGCTTACGGGGTCGGTCCGGTAGACCTGTCGCTCGCCGACATCTATTGCGTCTCGCCGGCAGGGGAAAAGCGGGATAGCTACGGCTATTTCAGTTTCGGCAAAGGGTCGCCCCACCGTATCGAAGCGGGCATTAGGTGGCGCATTTCCGAACAGGTTCCCGTCGCGCTCGCATGGTACACGACGCTGTTCGGCGGTTCGGATTACAATGCCGCCGGCAAACGGGTTTTCGCTTCCTATTTCGAGATTTCGTATCCTTTCACCTTCAAGGGCATCGACCTGGAGGCGGGTATCGGCATGGTGCCGTGGAATGCCTACGGCGTTTACGGTATCGACCGCGACTTCTATGTGCAGGATGTCCACTTCAATGCCGGGCGAAGCTGGCGTTTCGAGGGGCTTGCCGGACTGGAATTCGGTATCTTTACCTCCGTAAGCTGGAACCCTGCTCTGGAAGATGTCAATTTCACGGGCGGTCTCTCTTTCCGCATGTAA
- a CDS encoding methylated-DNA--[protein]-cysteine S-methyltransferase yields MKTVIHLYNPSENGVVEYGFIDSPFGRCLAAFNYSGLCSFEFVDSEERAAAVLRRVWADSWVGRNRAFDRISFKELLYDGKNPLPLCFRSTTFQSAVWQALLRIAPGETMTYAEVAAAVGCPGAVRQVALAIAANRLAVAVPCHRVVCGDGGGGYRWGRERKKAIVDWERMAM; encoded by the coding sequence ATGAAAACTGTTATACATCTTTATAATCCGTCGGAGAACGGAGTCGTGGAGTATGGGTTTATCGACTCTCCGTTCGGGAGATGCCTTGCGGCTTTCAACTATTCCGGCCTCTGTTCTTTCGAATTCGTGGATTCGGAAGAGCGGGCGGCTGCTGTGCTCCGGCGGGTGTGGGCCGATTCCTGGGTGGGCCGCAACCGCGCTTTCGACAGGATATCGTTCAAGGAGCTGTTGTATGACGGGAAGAATCCTTTGCCGCTCTGTTTCAGGAGCACGACGTTCCAGTCGGCGGTATGGCAGGCCCTGCTGCGGATAGCTCCGGGAGAGACCATGACCTATGCCGAGGTCGCGGCGGCTGTCGGGTGTCCCGGGGCTGTCCGGCAAGTGGCGTTGGCCATCGCGGCGAACAGATTGGCCGTGGCCGTACCGTGCCACCGCGTCGTGTGCGGCGACGGTGGTGGCGGATACCGCTGGGGTCGGGAGCGGAAGAAGGCGATAGTGGATTGGGAGCGGATGGCCATGTAG
- a CDS encoding aspartate aminotransferase family protein: MEILRQQFLRHIGQTSPSPMLVEVARAEGVCFFTPEGKRYYDIIAGVSVSNVGHGNPAVTEAVCRQARDYMHVMVYGELVERPQVRYAARIAEYLPAPLDAVYFVNSGAEAVEGALKLAKRFTGRRRMVACRNAYHGSTHGAMSVMESREFSDAYGPMLPGVDWIRFNEPEDLGRITEETACVLVEPVQGEAGVRIPQEGYLEALRRRCDEVGTLLIFDEIQTGFGRTGEMFAMSKYGVTPDIVCLAKALGGGMPLGAFVSSGRIMECISHDPALGHITTFGGHPVCCAAGLAAMEYIIDEGLLGSVERKGALFETLLGGHPAVKSIRRSGLLLAVELGESRKLYRIMEHFKESGILSDWFLFCDTAFRISPPLTITDEEVAEVCRIVVDCLDRL, encoded by the coding sequence ATGGAGATACTGAGACAACAGTTTCTGAGACATATCGGCCAGACCTCGCCTTCGCCTATGCTGGTGGAGGTGGCACGTGCCGAGGGGGTGTGTTTCTTCACTCCGGAGGGAAAACGTTATTACGACATCATCGCGGGGGTTTCGGTGAGTAACGTGGGGCACGGCAATCCGGCTGTCACGGAGGCCGTGTGCCGTCAGGCCCGCGACTACATGCACGTGATGGTCTACGGAGAGCTGGTGGAGCGCCCGCAGGTGCGCTATGCCGCCCGCATCGCGGAGTACCTGCCTGCACCGCTCGATGCGGTCTATTTCGTCAATTCCGGTGCGGAAGCGGTGGAAGGGGCGCTGAAGCTCGCCAAGCGCTTTACGGGCCGCCGGCGCATGGTGGCCTGCCGCAATGCGTACCACGGCTCCACGCACGGAGCGATGAGCGTCATGGAGAGCAGGGAATTCTCCGACGCCTACGGCCCGATGCTGCCCGGTGTGGATTGGATACGGTTCAACGAACCGGAGGATTTGGGTCGGATTACCGAAGAGACGGCCTGCGTGCTCGTGGAGCCCGTGCAGGGCGAGGCGGGGGTGCGGATTCCGCAGGAGGGGTATCTGGAGGCTCTGCGCCGTCGCTGCGACGAGGTGGGTACCCTGTTGATTTTCGATGAGATACAGACCGGTTTCGGTCGGACGGGGGAGATGTTCGCCATGTCGAAATACGGTGTGACACCCGATATCGTCTGCCTGGCCAAGGCGCTTGGCGGTGGCATGCCCCTCGGCGCCTTCGTCTCTTCTGGCCGGATAATGGAGTGCATTTCGCATGACCCGGCCCTGGGGCATATCACCACCTTTGGCGGTCATCCCGTCTGCTGTGCGGCAGGGCTTGCTGCCATGGAGTATATTATTGATGAAGGGCTGCTGGGGAGCGTCGAACGCAAGGGGGCGCTTTTCGAGACGCTGCTGGGCGGTCACCCCGCCGTGAAGAGCATCCGTCGCAGCGGTCTGCTGTTGGCTGTGGAGCTCGGCGAGAGCAGGAAACTCTACCGGATAATGGAGCATTTCAAGGAGAGCGGCATCCTGAGCGACTGGTTCCTTTTTTGCGATACCGCCTTTCGTATCTCTCCGCCGCTGACCATCACCGACGAAGAGGTGGCGGAGGTATGTCGGATAGTCGTCGATTGTCTCGACCGGCTGTAA
- a CDS encoding aspartate kinase, producing MKVYKFGGASVKDAAGVRNIASIVGAEKGRLFVIVSAMGKTTNALEGLLDTFYDGKTALALERLQNIVDFHNRIIAELWGRPFLPDRVARFYMELEETVASSNPAVREYEVWYDRIVGYGELISTSIVSEYLAAVGIANTWVDMRECFVTTARHKDANVDLERSAERLVPLVEAADSRVYVGQGFIGATEDGAPTTIGREGSDYSAAAAGYILGAESVTIWKDVEGILNGDPKRFDDVCHIPEMNYLDAIELAYSGAQVIHPKTIKPLQNRNIPLHVRCFLDPALPGSVIRAGVQKNREIPILIVKPSQVLLTVRANDFSFILEERFAQIFALLDEYMVKVNLIQSSAVNLDLCMDRTRHLEELTERLRQEGYYTRYNTDMELITIRNYTPQQLAALEGAQDVYLVQRTRRTLQAVRRREE from the coding sequence ATGAAAGTGTATAAATTCGGCGGCGCGTCGGTAAAAGATGCCGCCGGAGTACGCAACATCGCCTCGATAGTGGGTGCCGAAAAAGGGAGGCTCTTCGTCATCGTCTCCGCCATGGGAAAGACGACGAACGCGCTCGAGGGGTTGCTCGATACGTTTTACGACGGGAAGACCGCCCTGGCGTTGGAGCGCCTGCAGAATATAGTCGATTTTCACAACCGGATAATCGCGGAGCTCTGGGGCAGGCCGTTCCTGCCCGACCGGGTGGCCCGTTTCTATATGGAACTCGAGGAGACGGTGGCTTCTTCCAATCCTGCCGTGCGTGAATACGAGGTGTGGTACGACCGTATCGTGGGGTACGGGGAGCTCATCTCTACTTCCATCGTGTCGGAATACCTCGCTGCGGTCGGTATCGCCAACACGTGGGTGGACATGCGGGAGTGTTTCGTGACGACGGCGCGCCACAAGGATGCGAATGTGGATTTGGAACGGTCGGCCGAGCGGCTCGTTCCACTCGTGGAGGCTGCCGATTCGCGCGTCTATGTCGGCCAGGGATTCATCGGGGCTACCGAGGACGGAGCGCCTACCACGATAGGGCGCGAGGGTTCGGACTATTCGGCCGCGGCGGCGGGATATATTCTCGGTGCGGAGAGCGTGACTATCTGGAAGGATGTGGAGGGTATTCTGAACGGCGACCCGAAGCGGTTCGACGATGTCTGCCATATTCCGGAGATGAACTACCTCGATGCCATCGAACTCGCTTACAGCGGGGCGCAGGTAATCCATCCCAAGACCATCAAACCGCTCCAGAACAGGAATATTCCTCTCCATGTGCGCTGTTTCCTCGACCCTGCGTTGCCGGGCAGCGTCATCCGCGCCGGCGTGCAGAAGAACCGCGAGATACCCATCCTCATCGTCAAGCCCTCGCAGGTGCTGCTGACCGTCCGGGCCAACGACTTCTCCTTCATTTTGGAGGAGCGCTTCGCACAGATATTCGCCCTGCTCGACGAGTATATGGTGAAGGTGAACCTCATCCAAAGTTCCGCCGTGAACCTCGACCTTTGCATGGACCGCACGCGGCATCTGGAGGAGCTCACCGAGCGGCTCCGGCAGGAGGGGTACTATACGCGCTACAATACCGATATGGAGCTCATTACCATCCGCAACTATACGCCTCAGCAGCTCGCCGCGCTGGAGGGGGCGCAGGATGTCTATCTGGTGCAGCGGACGCGCCGCACGCTGCAGGCGGTGAGAAGAAGGGAGGAGTAG